The following are from one region of the Penaeus chinensis breed Huanghai No. 1 chromosome 32, ASM1920278v2, whole genome shotgun sequence genome:
- the LOC125042497 gene encoding trypsin-like has product MVRRSQVLLGILCSLLQAIASINTNGVRVSLDAVLLDYQGREVQATFSSLSSSTEAREEDGGADGEGGEQEALRDPNRIFWWLTSTTEASVSAEANSTVAATAPASTCGVGERIVGGTVAAAGAWPWTAAVRSKSGGHFCGGTLVSWRHVVTAAHCIKGGESRFPLKVSVGIHSVHSSGISADVAHALYHRSYAKGSAYNNDIAVLVLTKAVGPASGVALACLPSPGAALSSGSRVTVVGWGATSEGGPSSQTLRQVEVDVLESRICRSSYGPSFDAQKMICAGRVQGGKDSCQGDSGGPLTHRQGRWTLVGVVSYGSGCARPNFPGVYSRVSHYVSWIGEAMRAYP; this is encoded by the exons ATGGTGCGGAGGTCACAAGTGTTGCTGGGAATTCTCTGTTCCCTCCTGCAAGCGATCGCAAGCATAAATACCA ATGGCGTTCGTGTTAGCCTTGATGCTGTGCTGTTAGATTATCAAGGCAGAGAAGTGCAGGCTACATTCTCGTCTTTG TCTAGCAGTACtgaagcgagggaggaggatggaggcgcAGACGGGGAGGGCGGCGAGCAGGAGGCGCTCCGCGACCCCAACAGAATCTTCTGGTGGCTGACTTCTACCACCGAGGCGTCCGTCAGCGCTGAAGCCAACAGCACTGTGGCCGCGACCGCGCCTGCGTCCACCTGCGGGGTTGGCGAGCGCATTGTGGGGGGCACCGTTGCGGCTGCGGGAGCGTGGCCGTGGACGGCGGCGGTGCGCTCCAAGAGCGGCGGCCACTTCTGCGGCGGGACGCTCGTGTCGTGGCGCCACGTCGTCACCGCCGCCCACTGCATCAAGGG CGGCGAGAGCAGGTTCCCGCTCAAGGTGTCGGTGGGAATCCACAGCGTCCACAGCTCGGGCATCTCGGCGGACGTGGCGCACGCCCTCTACCACCGCTCCTACGCCAAGGGCTCCGCCTACAACAACGACATCGCGGTGCTCGTGCTGACGAAGGCGGTGGGCCCTGCGTCCGGCGTGGCCCTCGCGTGCCTCCCTTCGCCAG GCGCCGCCCTTTCCTCCGGCTCGAGGGTGACGGTCGTGGGCTGGGGCGCCACCTCGGAGGGCGGCCCGTCCAGCCAGACCCTGCGGCAGGTGGAGGTCGACGTGCTGGAGAGCAGGATCTGCAGGTCCTCCTACGGGCCCTCGTTCGACGCTCAGAAGATGATCTGCGCAGGAAGGGTGCAGGGCGGGAAGGACTCCTGTCAG GGCGACTCCGGCGGACCTCTCACCCACCGACAAGGCCGCTGGACTCTGGTGGGCGTGGTCAGTTACGGTAGCGGGTGTGCACGCCCTAACTTCCCAGGTGTGTATTCGAGGGTGTCCCATTATGTCTCGTGGATAGGGGAAGCCATGCGCGCTTACCCTTGA